The sequence AAGCGACTCCCAAGAAGAGAGATGCTACTGGCAAATGCTGAGAAAAAACATGGAAGCAAGATGGATCGCGGTCCCTCAGTGCCTGTGCCTTGCGCTTCCTAGCCCCACCCGCATGCATCCACAGGAGACCCCATCACCTCGCAGGGTGCGCGCTCAGCCCTCTGGAGCCCCGGGCGCTCCTTCCTCAGCACGAGGACCCCGAAGCGTGCCCTATCTCCTGTGgcccctgctcctctgcctggcGTGGCTGGGCGCGGCGGAGTCGCGGCGGGTGCAGAAGTGCTTGGCCACCAGCGTCCGGCACTGCTCGCAGCGCACCGTGCAGCACCAGTGGAACTTGCAGTTGCAGCTGGCCACCACCTCCGTCCTGCGCTCCTCCACCCGCAGGCCGCACTCGGTGCAGAGCCGCCGGCAACTCCTCTTCTCCCACTGCGAGAGGTTCCTGCCGGTCTGCAGGCACTCGCGGCCCTCGGTGCCGTGGTGGCCCAGGCTGGCGTTCCTGGTGCAGTAGTCGGGGGAGTCCTCCAGGAAGACGAGCTCCGTGGCGTGGATGTGGTGGAAGGTCTCTGCCGTGGCCCCGCGGCTGTCGGCGCTGTTGCCGGCTCTCATGCGCCTCTTGTCCATCTCCAGCTTGTGGGCTTGGTCGTACTTGATCTTCAGGTAGTTGCCGACCTCACGGAACTCGGcgagctgcagccagcacgtctggatgctgcagctgcccgACACCCCGTGGCACTTGCAGGCTCTCTTCATTGTGTCTTTCACTGCCTTGGTGGGATGAGGTgaagaaatgaggaaattaGGAAATCTCAAAATCAGGCTCTACAGCACGTGTAATTTGGGGACACTGCATTTAAAGTGGCTCGTGCTTGGCATGACTTCAGGTCCTTCCAAGAGCTGATGCTCTTATTCTTGGAAAACATCCCAGAGGTAAGTGGGCACAAACTGTTGttcccagcccttccaggaGAATCCAGGCCAGGAAAAAATGCCTTTGTCAGGTCATGCCCTTCTCATGCCACTCACCAGCATCAACCCATGTCCCTTTCAGAGAGGTCTCATTCAAAATGTGTGAAACTGCTTTGGAATAATCATACCCTATCTCTCTGCATCTCCTCCAGGCCAAGCACTTCACAGATATTATCTGCCTATCTCCCTCTGGTATTTATAAGGTCCAAATCACTGGTATCTATGTGAGACTAAGCCTTGACACACCCTATGAGATAGGTATGTTAAGTGTTGTCATCCTTGTTTTTACAGACAGGGAGGTTTGGCAAGATGCTGAGAGCTTCCATGGCCCAGGCAGGAGTGGGGGCGAGTCTGGCTGGCTTGTGAGCAGGGCCAGCTCACACCCGGTTTCCTGGCCAAAGAGCTTGGAAATGCATATTGCAAGAAAGTAAGGAGGGTGGTTCTGGCTTTGTTTAACAGACCAGACAAGCCTAGAGGTGAGTACAAACCCATGCATTTCTGAATAAGTGGTGTGTGCCAGCAGTTAACTGCatcacacagctgcagaagaTGGAAGAGGGAAAATTTTACTTTGGTGCCCTGTGTTGTGGTTTAAGGCCAGATTCTGgctcacacagctgcagaagaTGGAAGAGGGAAAATTTTACTTTGGTGCCCTGTGTTGTGGTTTAAGGTCAGATTCTggctgtgttttttcccccatgcaACCACTACCAGGCCTAGATTATCACAGGGACCTGAAAATGGGAACCcctgtgttttttcccccatgcaACCACTACCAGACCTAGATTGTCACAGGGACCTGAAAATGGGAACCTGAATAGCctagattttgttttaaatgtagACAtcattattattgctattattattacttaCAAGTCTCCCGACTTCATTGTTGTGCAGGTTAATCAGCGCGCGGGTATCGTGTCCTGTTTCCAAGGCATCCACGAAGAGCTTGGAAACCTTCTCCCCAAACTCCACGTTGTCACTGCATCCTCCCCAGACCCAGCCTCGGCCACCTGCAGGGCAGACACAGGCTTAGGCACAGATCTGCCCCAAATGCTGCCCTGAGGTCTGCGGGTCtgtgtgtggggacagggggacgGTCGGTCTGTCCTGGGACGGTCACTCACCGACGCGGCCGTTCCTGGAGTCGTCACAGCCGCAGCTCTCGAAGTCTCCCAGGCTGCAGTTCCTGGTGAGGGTGTACATGACCCCGGCCGAGCTGATGGCGTGCACGAAGGAGGTTTCCCGGGTagctgggggagaggggaggaaaaaagctgtCACATGCAAATATAGACATCAGTCACAGATTATCAGGAATGAAGATCTCCTGTGCTGCGAATGTACAAGGAGAAAATAGCCCCACGCTCTGTGCAAAAGGTAAGGTGCTACAGAAATGAAATGCTCATGACTGGATCTTTTCAGGCCTCAGCATCACAGGGTACAGCAATCATATTGTGCAGGTGTCCATGCAGGGGATGGAACTTCTTTCCAGGGGTAGGATTTTAAGGAAATGCTCTGGCCAAGGTGAGTTATTTCTCCTTTCACCTGACACTCATTTCATCTCTGTCCTTCTACCCTCCTGCCTGGGGGTATGTTGTGCTTTGAtcttgctgctggaaaaaatgGTCATTGATCCTTTGAACCTGTGCTAACAGCTGTCTGCACCCACACTCCTAGTGTAGTCCTTTTTGGCTTTCTGAAGAGATTCAAATAGCGATGTTGCTCTGGGTAAAAGGAGGCTTCTGCCCATTGAAATAGATAATATTGAAATATATCCACAGCTTTCTTATGAAGGCAGTTTCTTAGTACACATCTCTGGTTTCTCCCTTTGCCTCTCTTTCACCTCTCCCCACTAGAAGCTCGGGTATCTTAGCACTGCACTCCCCGGGATGCTGCACACAAAGGGGTCGGAGCAGATCCGTGGAGCAGCACCGCGGGAAAGACTGAGCCTGGGATCCCTAGGAAAATGTTAGTGCTGTTTGTGACGCCAGTTAATACAGATAAGGGAAAAACAAGTGTGATTTTTGGGCCAGGAGGGCCGTTTTCCATCAGTGGGTTaaatcagcagcacagctctctccggagcacatcccagctggcACCAGAGCATCGCGGGCAGGGAGCGCTGCCGCAGGTGAAGCACTCACCGCTGCGCAGCCGGTTGTGggtggagagctgcagggcGCTCTCGGGACAGTTCCAGCGCTCCCACCCGAACTGGAACTTGCACTCCTCCATCCCGCTGTGTGCCCCGGCCGCCACGCTGCTGGAGAACGTCAGGTAAGCCTGGCATGGGAAACAGCGGGGTTAAAATCCACCCTGTTTTAGCCGTTATCAGTGGAAACAGACATAAGCATGCTGTGAATCCTTTCCCTCTATACTTGGCAGGACTTGGAGCCGATATGCTCTGGGAAGTCTGGTTCCTTGGAAAGTACTATTTCccatttgcaaaacaaaatcactCCATTTAAATTCCTGACAGTCAATATGTTAATTACCTTAGGTCCTGTCATCAGAAAGTTATTCACAGacctgaaacaaagaaaataaaatgaatcaCCTTACCACAGGCTGAAGATCACCTCTAAAAATGCCCTTTCCACTGAGTTGGACCCTACCATGCTGCTGTGTGGAGAATGGCACTGTAGACCCCTGTGAtggagaggatgaggagggtgTTTCTCTTCATGGCTGTCACAAGGCGTGAGGCTGGATCCCTTTGGCTGCTCCGTAGCTCTCCTCACTGCAGGTCTCCACACAAGCAGGGCCGCCTCCCTCCACTCCTTCCCAAGGTGAGCTACAGGGATggagcaaagctgcagcaacCTCCAACCCTGATATTTATAAGGTGAAGTTGTGAATAGTCAAAACCCCCCATTCATTTGCTACCCAATGACTTAATGTGGTAAAAAAGCTCCCGCTCCAATGGGTGACAAGGAACCGCCTAAGGTTGCACTTCAAAAGGCGGCGGGTGTCCCTGGGAGCGGGACGGTCTGAAGGAGAGCAAACTTCCCTAACAATGGGACACTTTTAACTCTCTTCCCTGCCACCAGCCATCCCTTTCTGCTGGCCCCAAGTCCTCTTGCCTTCTCCTTTTCATCCTCTGCTTGCCAGCAGAAGCTccatccccatgtccctccGAAATAACAAGCAGATGCATTTCTATAGTTCCCCTGCTATCTGCCTGCTGCCTCCTATGAGAATTCCCCGAGGAGTTTTAGCAACCCTTCTGTAAAGATCTATAGGGGATGGACCTCGCAGGTCTCCTTGCAGAGATGCGTTTAACGgcaggttttttccttctcGCCTCTTTATGATGAAAGTTTCTGCATTTCCATCCTGATAACAGCAAGTGTGGCTCGGTAGCATTTGGAAATCTCTCTAATTTACGCGGCTGCAGCTTGGGAACGCTCTGTGAATCATTTATGTGGTTTTCTCCAACGCTGTAATTAGGGGAACAGTTTTCTAGGGTTGGCAATTTCCTTACGGTgaaggctgctgcagcaaaggcattgctgctgctccaggcaggagctgcccagagccGGAGCGGAACGAGGggcctctgctgcagctgagccatCATCTGtgctcaggaaaggaaaatccttATCAGAGGAAACCCAAAAAGCCTTTTGGTAGTTACAGCCAGTATCATTAAGGGTTCTGAGGAGCTATGATGCAGCTGATGGAGGAATGGGGAGATGGTGTTCATGGAAACTTCTTggtctgtttttttcctgtgggtgAATGGTCCCACTGGGGGCTGGTTCACCCTGGCAGGGATCCTGGCTGCTCCATAGGGCAGTGTGGGCACTTGGCCCCaaatcagtgctgtgctgtgccagcagagacAAACAGccccctggctctgcctgttTCTGTCCCATGGCACACAGGCACAGCATCTGCCCATGATGGCTCTCAGGTTCTGTGggaggcagaggtgctgcctttttcctcctctcagctCTCTGACTAACCTTGGGGTACACCCATCTCCCTGAGTtaatcactgctgctgcaaggggactgatgaaaaagcagcaaaagtcAGGTTCAAGGGAATGGAATTGcactggacatggcacttgggGAGCTGCCCCACAAGGAgaaggggacacacagggacaagCCCCCTCTTCACACTGAGGCAAAtggccacagccagcagcacaatGGCCAGGCAGGGGGATGCACCTCAATACCTTGGAGGAGCAGTTTTGTGCTCTGCCATGAAATGCTCAAGAGCattgcagaggcagcagcctgccctggggtTTGACACTCACAGCTGGTGTCTGAAGTGCCTGTGGGGTCAGATCCGGCTGCCATGGGGTTTGACACTCACAGCTGGTGTCTGAAGCGCCTGTGGGGTCAGCTCTGGCTGCCGGAGGCCTGTAActcctctctctcctgcctggagcaggcagaccagctcctggctgctcctggctgcaggaagcacagggaTTCTCCCTGTCCTGATCCCCTCAGCAAGTGAGGGTAGAGCCCTCTCCCCCTCGACTCTGCAGAAGGGAAACCTGGAGTCAGCTGGCAAAGCCGCAAACAACCCGTTTGTAACCAGAGGATTAAAATTGCAGATTGGTTGAAAAGCAGAGATGCAAAATACCTTCCAAGTGAGCGCAAAGCTGGTGCAGTCCCACCACCATGGAAAACCCTCTGTGAGTCAGCATTTTAATCATTACCATCCCAAACAGATCCTACTTGTTAGAGCTGTCAAAGGACAATTACTGGGAATGAAGTGTTTCCCATGTATCAGGGAAGCTCAATGATTAAATTTAGCCCATGCTTATGTCTTGGAAATCTGCGTGCATTTTCTATGTGCACACAGGTAATTTTGGGGGGTTGTGTCTGGCTGCCCCTGAGGCCATAtagatggggtttttttcttgtctgagACAGCTTGTGCAGCTAAAAAAATGTTGGCGTGTCTGCTCTGTCAGTTCACACATGATACTGCTATCACATGCCAGAGGAATAACAGCGTCCCTGGGCGTGAGCCGTGCCGCAAGCAGCCGCTGGCAGGACCACACAGCTCTTTGCCCAGGCTATTAAAAATGTCCTTCCTAATTAAAGTCACAGCAATCTTAAAAGTCACTCATAACGTTGTCACTTGCACTAGTTGTCAGCAAACAAAGCAGCTTGCTGGGACAAGCCTTCCCACACTGCTCCAGGTTTTCTCCACATTAACTGCTCAGGCCTGGCAAGCAGGAGCCAGCACTTCTGCAGGTCACCCAGCTGTGAGCGCAGTGATCCCAGTTGTACTGCTGCTTGCCTTTTCCACCTTAGGCAAAAGCAGACTTGGGTCTTGCTGTGTTAATAAATTTGTACTTCTAGAACACTTCATGCAATGTCCTTGCAGTAGAAGAGATTAAATGTACACATCTGTTTGCAGCTGGTAAACTTAGGCACAGAAATGGGTGGTCTGGAGATCTTGGGGTGGATCAGTGGCAGAGCTGAACTGGGCAGAGCTATTCAGAAGCtgattttggtgttttctctGTAAGTCACTGGGCAGAGTTGGgctctggaggctgcagggctgggaacagcccaCTGGTCACCCTACGGATCATCTGACAAACAATGCTGAAGTGCTTTCCCTTTGATTTTCCCACTGCCTAGACActtgcttttggtttgtttctggatggggggaaaaaagtctggAAGGCAAATTCTGTTGAATTCACTTGGTTATGAAGAATGTGCACTGTGAGTGATCCTGGGCAGCCTGGACCTCATGAGCCATCAGCTGCCCAGCGTGCAGGCAGCACCAGAGCCTGCACCGTGTGGTGCTGAGGGACAGACTGTGTGCAAAGCACTGTCCTGAGTGTCAGCTGGAACCCCTCGAGCCCTGTAAGAAAATGTCGATGCCTTGTTTCTTCCACTGTCCTGAGTGTCAGCTGGAACCCCTCGAGTCCTGTAAGAAAATGTCgatgctttgtttcttcttgctATGTTTGTCTTCTTGCTAGGTAACCAAACAGGCACTGCTTTTCATGGGATGGTCAAAATCCTAAAGCATTTTGATATCTGCCCTAATTAAAGAGACAAGGATAGCATATCCAGCCCCATGCACCCACAAAACCTTTTTCACACCACAATGTGGGTTTTAAGGGAAGGCAGACATGAGGTTAATCAGTTTATCAGGGTGGCAGGTCCCACAGGGGTGGGGCCTTGGCTTGTGCTGCCCCATGGCTGTGgacaacaagaaaataaagcacaggCCACTTGCTAAATTGCCCTTGGCAGGTGACACATTCAGAGCCCTGGCGTCAAATCCTGCCTTGCTGCCCTCCTTACCATAGAAACCCACCTGGGTAATTAGAAAGGCACCGCCTCACTGGTGGGGTGGAGGCTGTTTTATGGTGCTCTCCCACACTGCTCACCCCAGGAAGCCCCTCAAGCCCTTGGTCTGTGCAGGGCAAAGGGGATGTGTCCCTCTGCTGCACAAtatcccatcccagagcactgcaggcCTGGGGCAACCCTCTTGCACACCCAGCTCTTCTAGGAATTGGTATTTTTAGTCTTCTCAGCTTTCCTGTATTGGGGGAAATATGTCCCTGTTGTTCTGCCTGCTGCACAGTCCCTGTAGGCTGCTGCAgttcccagcaggagcaaacAGAGGCAGGACCCAAGCCCTGGACCTGGCAATGCTGGGTGGAGTTTCACACGTAAAATGAATATGTTTTGATTAATAAATAGTAGTTGGGGATGGAGATGTAACTGAAATCAGTTATTGTGCCACACCTACCCCACAGGCTCGATCCTTTTCATGCCTATTTTGGCACACAGAAGTAGCCCAATATTCACTGAAAACAATATTAAACCACCCAACACAGCCACCTTAGGGTGTGCTTtcccagtgaaaaaaattatcccaaGGAGTTTATGTCtctcagcagcattttgtgCCCTCAGCTGTACCAATGCACCCAGTTTTTCCATCTTAATTTCAACCCtgattcccagcacagcctcatgTAGCATGATGGGGTGAGCAGTGAACTTCATCAGTGAGGCCACAAAAAATCAAGGCCGAGGTAAGGGCCTTTTCTACTGAAGGAAACACATCCTGGGATAGAAGCCAGCACCACAGGAAGCTCCACGTTGTACCTTTTGgttccagaaaggaaaaaaattgaggtTTGGAGCCAAATTCTGATCTTTCTAGACACAAGCTGGCCAGGGACATAGATGCTTCCCAGCAAAGACTGTCAAGGTGATTTGGGAACGTCCTGATTTGGGTTATAGAAAAGGCCTCAGAGCATTGCAGAGCTCTTGGATCTGTGTGCATAGGACGATATGTTTAggctggaaatgagaaaatattccATCGACAAGAGACAGAGCAAGGGGctcaaaatgtaaatttaacTTGCTGTGGGCTCACCATGTGTCAGGAGGGAGATGGACGAGCATGGCCCCACCATGGTGgggaggatgggctgggagatggGTCAGGACCCCTCCAGCCCAATTGACTGGGGACAGTGTCTGGAGGGGGATTTCAccctgtcagcagcagtgcccatcTCTGGGGAAAGCTCTAGAGAGGACTTGGCTGCCCAGTCAGCCCTGGAGAGGCAGCTCCATGACCTGATCAGCCTCACCTCACCTGCCTCCTTTAGGTGTGTCCCCCAAAACCTACAGGGCTGTTTACACAGCAGCCTCATAAAGCAGGGacaagtgttttgtttttctctccctctttaaAGGAAGTATCATGCAAACAGTGTCAGTGCAGCTGATGGGTTACTGCCTGCGCATCTGCATGCAGAGACCAGATCTCCATCCTGGCAAGGTGTCACCTCCCAGGTGAAAGCCTGTCCAGGAAGAGATTGGGCACTTGATACAGAGGAAAATTATCACCTCCTTCTTAATTATTCCCAGCTAAACTCAAGTTAAATTAACTGATTACAACCTGGCTCATGCGGAGCtccccatcctttcccagcATGGGTCCTTGTATTACCCCTTTGTGGCTGAGGCTCTgtcatccctgctgtcccccatCCATTGCATGTCACAGATCAAGCCCAAAGATCTTAAATTCTGACTTGGATGATATGGGTGttgctgctggctctgtctgGCACACTCAGTGTGGGAAGTTTTGAaactcacagaagaaaatggtGATTTGAGCcatgaatattttctttaaatttgtctttgtttctttggaCAGAGGTGATTCCAAGTGCAAAAAGCTGCGGCTTCCTCTGGAGGAATCGGGACTGAGAGCAACTTTAAAAGTTCTTTGAGATTTGCAGGGAAAACAAAGTGAAGAGAAAAGTTGCTTCTGGTGCTGGCTTTGCACAGAAAGGTGGTGgggagcctgtgctgctgtggggtttgctCCCCCCGTGGTGCCCACGTGGGCTCTGGCACTTTGCTTTCCCCCCAAGGAAACCCCTCTTGCTTTGCCTGTGTTCTCGCAGGGTTGAGCTCTGTATTTCCGTTTCACACTGCATCTGCACATTGATGCCATGTTCATACCTCGCTTCCCTCAGCCTGGCCGTGCCTTGCATGTATGCATCTTTGAGGAGGACAGAGACAGCTCCAGTGCCACCTGAGGTCAGAGTGGGATGACAGCTCTTTGCAAGGTCTCTGGTTTTACTAAACCAGCTTAGACCTTTACCGTTCAGTTTAAAGTTGATGCAATGGGAATGTGTAAGGTGGGGATCTGGCTCAGGGGTTCAGCTCATCAGCATCTTCCAGGCACAGAGAACTGTTAGGACACTCCATGGGGTGATTTTTTCCCAGTGACACCCTTCAGAAACAGATTTCCTCGATCGTGTATGTTGGCTTGGTAAACCCCAGATCAGCTCTGAACACCTGAGCTGTGCTTCTGGAGGGATCTCTGCCCAGCCACGCGAGGATGAAGGCAGTTCTCTCTGCATTCGTTAACTCTGAGGGGGGAGACGGGGCCGAGCCCCAGCGCCGGGAGCGGAGGGCGCTGCGCTGGGATGTCCCGGCGCTGTCCCGGCGCTGTCCCCGCAGGCTGGTGACAAGGCTCCCCCCTGCGGGACAGTCCCCGCACCGCACACCGTGCCCAGCCCGTGCCGCAGGGGCCGGGAGGGCGCACGGGGGTGGCACGGGCTGCACAGTGCCCCAGCCCTCGGGGGTGCTCATTGCTGGGCTGGCCAAGCCCTGCGGTTTTAAAGGTGGattgagaaaaaacaaaaacaaaaaacaacaaaacaaaacaaaacaaaacaaaagccctCTGTTGCGGGTCTGTGGTTCATCTGGCCACGATGGAGCTGGGTGGGCAAGAGCaatcctccagcagcacccagagccttcctgcccccAGGGCCACGTGGTTGTAGCTGCCCCCATGTCGCCGCGGACTGATGCCCCCAGAGCCGTCAGCGCTGCTGGGGTGTGTGTCTGCCGGCGGGAGggccctgcagctggcacaggctgtgcgGCTCTGCTCCCTCCCGGCGCCCGTGCTGGCGCCCGGTCAGGTCCCGCTGCGGGCTCGGGGCACCCAGATCCCGCTGAAGTAAG is a genomic window of Ficedula albicollis isolate OC2 chromosome 13, FicAlb1.5, whole genome shotgun sequence containing:
- the WNT8A gene encoding protein Wnt-8a, which produces MKRNTLLILSITGVYSAILHTAAWSVNNFLMTGPKAYLTFSSSVAAGAHSGMEECKFQFGWERWNCPESALQLSTHNRLRSATRETSFVHAISSAGVMYTLTRNCSLGDFESCGCDDSRNGRVGGRGWVWGGCSDNVEFGEKVSKLFVDALETGHDTRALINLHNNEVGRLAVKDTMKRACKCHGVSGSCSIQTCWLQLAEFREVGNYLKIKYDQAHKLEMDKRRMRAGNSADSRGATAETFHHIHATELVFLEDSPDYCTRNASLGHHGTEGRECLQTGRNLSQWEKRSCRRLCTECGLRVEERRTEVVASCNCKFHWCCTVRCEQCRTLVAKHFCTRRDSAAPSHARQRSRGHRR